The proteins below are encoded in one region of Neofelis nebulosa isolate mNeoNeb1 chromosome 17, mNeoNeb1.pri, whole genome shotgun sequence:
- the TSNAXIP1 gene encoding translin-associated factor X-interacting protein 1 isoform X5: MASPKPRCSSFATTSRTHIQPSGVTVDDSYLTEAKSSQNRKFSQRQKTLVSKLRKNLAEEYLHYLSERDARKILISDLNELRYQREDMSLAQSPGIWGEDPVKLTLALKMTRQDLTRTQMELNTMKANFGDVVPRRDFEMQEKTNKDLQEQLDSLRGDYEEVCKEHDILLQLHMTTLKERDQFYSELQEIQRTSTPRPDWTKCEDVVAGGPDRWQMLAEGKNSDQLVDVLLEEIGEGLLREKDFFPGLGYGEAIPSFLRFDGIVENKKPTKKDVVNLLKDAWKERLVEEQKEKFPDFFFNFLENRFGPGDAMAWAYTIFENIKLFRSNEVMSQFYALLMGKRSESVYIKQKETVVQLLKEMTNADSHNEGLITMENLSTVLKSTFPFKKEERIQELMEAGGWHSNSSNADLLNYHSLFIEDEEGQSMPFVQKLWEQYMDEKDEYLQELKQELGLELHDKVTLPKVREALMNIDPGLDKQTLNSYLSQAFQLPMTELPEEGEEKEEAIMEQLQIALEQLQMIDLRRMGPREQEPAS; the protein is encoded by the exons ATGGCCTCCCCGAAGCCGCGGTGCTCCAGCTTCGCGACCACTTCGAG aaCACACATACAGCCTTCAGGAGTGACCGTAGATGACTCCTACCTCACAGAAGCCAAGAGCTCCCAGAACCGAAAGTTTTCCCAGAGACAGAAGACGCTG GTGTCCAAACTGAGGAAGAATTTGGCTGAGGAGTACCTGCACTACCTCAGTGAGCGAGATGCCCGCAAGATCCTCATTTCAGACTTGAATGAGCTGCGGTACCAGCGGGAAGACATGTCACTAGCCCAGTCCCCAG GTATCTGGGGCGAGGACCCCGTTAAGTTAACACTGGCTCTGAAGATGACCCGGCAAGACCTGACCCGCACACAGATGGAACTCAACACCATGAAAGCCAACTTTGGAGATGTGGTGCCCAGGAGGGACTTTGAAATGCAGGAGAAGACCAACAAGGATCTGCAGGAGCAG CTGGACAGCCTGAGAGGTGACTATGAAGAGGTCTGCAAGGAGCACGATATACTGCTACAGTTGCACATGACCACACTGAAGGAGCGGGACCAGTTTTATTCTGAGCTCCAGGAGATCCAGCGCACCTCTACACCACGGCCTGACTGGACCAAGTGTGAAG ATGTGGTGGCTGGGGGCCCAGATCGCTGGCAAATGCTGGCCGAGGGCAAAAACAGTGACCAGCTGGTGGATGTGCTCTTGGAGGAGATTGGCGAGGGCCTGCTCCGGGAGAAAGACTTCTTTCCTGGTCTG GGCTATGGGGAAGCCATCCCCTCTTTCCTTCGATTTGATGGCATTGTGGAGAACAAGAAGCCAACCAAGAAGGATGTGGTAAACCTACTCAAGGATGCCTGGAAGGAACGTCTTGTTGAGGAGCAG aaagagaaattcccagatttcttcttcaatttcctggaGAATCGCTTTGGACCTGGTGATGCCATGGCCTGGGCTTACAccatttttgaaaatatcaagCTCTTCCGTTCTAATGAGGTCATGAGCCAGTTCTATGCACTCTTGATGGGAAAG AGGAGCGAGAGTGTGTACATCAAGCAGAAGGAGACCGTAGTACAGTTGCTGAAGGAGATGACAAATGCTGACAGTCACAATGAGGGGCTGATAACCATGGAAAACTTAAG CACTGTCCTTAAGAGCACCTTCCCCttcaagaaggaagagagaatccaggAGTTGATGGAGGCAGGGGGCTGGCATTCCAACAGTAGCAATGCAGACTTGCTCAACTACCACTCATTGTTTATAGAG GATGAGGAGGGCCAGAGTATGCCCTTTGTGCAAAAGCTGTGGGAACAGTACATGGATGAAAAGGATGAGTACTTACAGGAGCTAAAGCAGGAGCTGGGCCTGGAACT CCATGATAAAGTAACCCTACCCAAGGTACGTGAAGCCCTGATGAACATTGATCCCGGCCTGGACAAACAGACCCTGAATAGCTATTTGAGCCAGGCCTTCCAGCTCCCCATGACAGAACTGCCTGAGGAGggtgaagagaaggaagaagccaTTATGGAACAGCTCCAGATTGCCCTGGAACAGCTTCAGATGATTGACCTCAGGCGCATGGGGCCTCGAGAGCAGGAGCCTGCAAGCTAG